A region of Triplophysa dalaica isolate WHDGS20190420 chromosome 20, ASM1584641v1, whole genome shotgun sequence DNA encodes the following proteins:
- the clstn1 gene encoding calsyntenin-1 isoform X4, which produces MRIGGVTLKPFASAVGLLLGLLCAADAAKVNKHKPWIETTYHGIVTENDDKVLLDPPLIALDKDAPLRYAGEICGFRIHGQNVPFEAVVLDKSTGEAVIKAKDKLDCELQKEHTFTIQAYDCGEGADGANMKKSHKATVHIQVNDVNEYSPVFKEKSYKATVIEGKKYDSILKVEAVDADCSFQFSQICSYEIVTPDVPFTIDKDGNIKNTEKLNYSKERMYKLTVTAYDCGKNRASEDVLVKVNIKPTCKPSWQGFNKRIEYEPGTGSLALFPSMRLETCEEPLTSIQATIMLETNHIGKGCDRDTYSEKSLHKLCGASAGTVELLPAPSNSANWTIGLPTDNGHDSDQVFEFNGTQATKVPEGLVSTSLKEPFTISVWMRHGPGGMEKETILCNSDKAEMNRHHYSLYVHNCRLVVLLRQEPVESENYKPAEFHWKLDQVCDKEWHHYVMNIEFPAVTLFVDGATFEPFLVTEDYPLHASTIETQLTIGACWQGGSARMSQFFRGNLAGLMIRSGKLENKKVIDCLYTCKEGLDVQLPEEVASAVKVEFNPNQSSLSLEGDDIESFEKVMQHISYLNSRQFPTPGIRHLRIATTVKCFNEETCISVPDAEGYVMVLQPEEPKISLSGIDHFARGAAEFESTEGVALFPELRIVSTITREVEVEAETEAEGEDEPTVQETVVSEEIMHNLDTCEMTVVGEDLNGDHESLEVDLAQIQQRGLEMSSSNVGMIITGVNTMANYEQVLHLIRYRNWHTEALFDRKFKLVCSELNGRYISNEFKVEVNVIHTANPMDHANNAMVQPQFINQVQHASMDLSGHNLVNTHQASVVPSAATVVIVVCVSFLVFMIILGVFRIRAAHQSTMRDQENGKENEMDWDDSALTITVNPMETYEDQHSSEEEADEDDEEDESEDGEEEDDITSAESGSSEDEAGEPEDQQSSSRQQQLEWDDSTLPY; this is translated from the exons TAAATAAGCACAAGCCATGGATTGAGACCACGTATCATGGTATCGTGACTGAGAATGACGACAAGGTTCTCTTGGATCCTCCACTGATAGCCTTGGATAAAGACGCCCCGCTGCGCTATGCAG GGGAGATCTGTGGCTTTAGGATTCACGGGCAGAATGTTCCGTTCGAGGCGGTGGTGCTGGATAAATCCACTGGAGAGGCAGTGATCAAGGCCAAGGACAAACTGGACTGTGAGCTGCAGAAGGAGCACACCTTCACCATTCAGGCGTATGACTGCGGAGAGGGAGCAGATGGAGCCAACATGAAGAAGTCTCACAA GGCTACCGTTCACATCCAAGTAAATGACGTGAACGAGTACTCTCCAGTGTTTAAAGAGAAGTCCTACAAAGCCACAGTAATCGAGGGCAAAAAGTACGACAGCATCTTGAAGGTGGAGGCCGTGGATGCCGACTGCTCGTTCCAGTTCAGTCAGATCTGCAGCTATGAGATCGTCACCCCCGATGTGCCATTTACTATCGACAAGGATG GCAACATCAAGAACACAGAGAAGCTGAACTACAGCAAAGAGCGCATGTACAAACTGACCGTGACTGCGTATGACTGCGGTAAAAACCGCGCTTCCGAGGACGTCCTTGTCAAAGTCAACATCAAACCCACCTGCAAACCGAGCTGGCAAG GATTTAATAAAAGGATTGAATATGAGCCTGGCACAGGAAGTCTTGCCCTGTTTCCCAGCATGCGCCTGGAAACCTGCGAGGAGCCACTAACCTCCATTCAGGCCACCATAATGCTGGAGACGAATCACATCGGCAAGGGCTGCGACAGAGACACATACTCTGAGAAGTCCCTGCACAAGCTCTGTG GTGCCAGCGCTGGCACTGTGGAGCTGCTGCCCGCTCCCAGCAACTCTGCCAATTGGACCATTGGCTTGCCCACTGACAATGGGCACGACAGCGACCAGGTGTTTGAGTTCAACGGCACCCAGGCCACGAAGGTCCCCGAGGGTTTGGTGAGCACCAGCCTGAAGGAGCCCTTCACCATCTCGGTGTGGATGAGACATGGACCTGGAGGCATGGAGAAAGAAACCATCCTCTGCAATTCTGACAAAGCCG AGATGAACAGGCACCACTATTCTCTTTATGTACACAACTGTCGTCTGGTGGTGCTGTTGCGTCAGGAACCCGTTGAATCTGAGAACTACAAACCTGCAGAATTCCACTGGAAACTTGACCAA GTGTGTGATAAAGAATGGCATCACTACGTGATGAACATCGAGTTCCCGGCCGTGACTTTGTTTGTGGATGGTGCAACATTTGAGCCTTTCCTGGTCACGGAGGATTACCCTCTGCATGCCTCCACGATCGAGACCCAGCTCACCATCGGCGCCTGCTGGCAAG GTGGCAGCGCCCGCATGAGTCAGTTCTTCCGTGGCAACCTGGCCGGACTCATGATCCGTTCTGGAAAACTGGAGAACAAGAAGGTCATCGACTGTCTTTACACATGTAAGGAAGGTCTGGATGTGCAGCTTCCAGAAGAAGTGGCCTCGGCCGTGAAG GTGGAGTTTAACCCCAATCAGTCCTCTCTGAGCCTGGAGGGAGATGACATCGAGAGCTTTGAGAAGGTCATGCAGCACATCTCTTACCTAAACTCCCGGCAGTTCCCCACACCAGGCATCCGCCATCTGCGCATCGCCACCACAGTCAA GTGCTTCAATGAGGAGACGTGTATCTCCGTGCCCGACGCTGAAGGTTACGTGATGGTTCTCCAGCCAGAGGAGCCAAAGATCAGCCTCAGTGGAATTGACCATTTTGCGCGCGGGGCGGCCGAGTTTGAGAGCACAGAGGGTGTCGCGCTGTTCCCCGAGCTGAGAATCGTCAGCACCATCACCCGCGAGGTTGAGGTGGAAGCTGAGACCGAGGCTGAGGGAGAGGATGAGCCTACGG TGCAAGAGACGGTAGTGTCTGAGGAAATCATGCATAACCTGGATACCTGTGAGATGACTGTGGTCGGAGAGGATCTGAACGGAGATCATGAGAGCTTGGAGGTGGATCTGGCTCAGATCCAGCAGAGAGGTCTGGAGATGAGCTCTTCCAACGTGGGCATGATCATCACAg GTGTTAACACTATGGCAAACTATGAACAGGTGCTGCACCTGATTCGCTACAGGAACTGGCACACTGAGGCTCTGTTTGACAGGAAGTTCAAACTGGTCTGCTCGGAGCTCAACGGCCGTTACATCAGCAATGAATTTAAAGTGGAG GTCAACGTGATCCACACAGCAAACCCCATGGATCATGCTAACAACGCTATGGTACAACCTCAGTTCATCAACCAGGTCCAGCATGCTTCAATGGACCTGTCAGGACACAACCTGGTCAACACCCATCAGGCCTCAG TCGTCCCCAGCGCCGCCACCGTTGTTATCGTGGTGTGCGTGAGCTTCCTGGTGTTCATGATCATTCTGGGTGTGTTCCGCATCCGCGCCGCACATCAGAGCACCATGAGGGACCAGGAGAACGGAAAAGAAAACGAGATGGACTGGGATGACTCGGCACTCACCATCACTGTCAACCCCATGGAG ACTTATGAGGACCAGCACAGCAGTGAGGAAGAAGCAGATGAGGATGACGAAGAGGACGAGAGCGAGGATGGCGAGGAAGAAGATGACATCACCAGCGCAGAGTCAGGCAGTAGTGAGGACGAGGCCGGAGAGCCTGAAGACCAGCAGAGCTCCAGCAGACAGCAGCAGCTGGAATGGGACGACTCCACCCTCCCCTACTGA